The Setaria viridis chromosome 2, Setaria_viridis_v4.0, whole genome shotgun sequence DNA window TCTGTTCTCCAGTTTTTTGTACATTGCTTGCACAAAAGGGGGCCAGAATTGAGTTGATTTAATATGTCGATGACCACCACATCTTTATATGGCAGCAAGCATAGGTTGTCTGTACATTCTACTATATGTGCACAGATTGAGTTCTGAGTTTTGGGAAAGTAATAGGAGAAAAACAGAGATATATGCTCATCCAGAATACTTACAATATCTGTAGCATTCCCCTTGCAGGCAAGTATTCAAATATCTGGTCAAATGAAGAATAGAAACATTAGTAAATCAACTAGCCACAAAATTATCAAATTGCTAAGGCAATCTCACTATATGTTGGATCCatatataaaatatttaatatCCATGCCTAAAACAAAgggaaaaaataacaaaatcTGTTGACTGAAACAGTTAAAGCCAAACATAGTAATAACTACtacatcagaattcagaacagATCAGCACCATAAATTTGTGGAACTATATGTAGGAGTATTGATAAACACAAAAAACATGCCATCCACACTTGACAAACCCACACCTATTCCAAGACACCTAAAAAAAACTAGATTTGTATATGGAATAGCCTCAAATTGGACATTGCAAATATTAACTTAACAGAAACTATCATATCAACCACAATAACAAGCCAAGCAGAGTACCAGAAAGCTTACAACTGATAAGTTTCACAACTAATTAGTTAATCAAATGGTGTGTTATCATAGGAGTATGGCATAGCCTTCCATAGTCAATCAGATAGCGATCAATTCGTCTCTAACCGAATAAGGTCATTGCTACAGAACAGTTATCACTGAGCCAAGTGAAACAGGGGGAGAACAGAGCATAACTGAGCGAAGTGAAAGTGAAACAGGGGAGAAAGAGACAAGAGGAAACCTTGCAGAACTTGACGATGAATTCCCACTCGGTctcgaggacgccgacgaagatGGAGAACACCACCGCGTAGCACCGGAATACGCCCCCTAATATCTGCGGAAGAAGAACCCAACCACAGTCAAATCGGCGGGGTAGTAGTTATGGATTGGAAGGGGCCGGGGGAGTTGGGAGCTCGAGCGAGCGGCTTACGTCGATGCCGCCGCGGAAGGAGTGGACGGCGGAGAGGACGTTGACGGCGACGCAGAGGAGCGCGGTGGCCGCCGTGACGACCCCGAAGCAGCGGCACACGATGAGGAGCGGGTCGGCGCCGGACCGCTGGGGGCGgatcgccccgccgccgccggcagcctgCGCCGGCGAGTTCGGACCGGACCCCGACGACATGGTGTCGCGGCGCTTCCCCTTCCGCCGGCGGTTCACCTCCGACGAGGCTTGGCGAGCGGAATCGAGAGCGAGGTGGAACGGAAACGGAAGGGAAGCCGCCGGAGCATTTAAAGCAGAGTGGCGTGGCAGCGGGGTGGACACCTGGGCGCGTGAGGTGGAGGGGAGCGCCAATGGGGGCGGAGGTCGTGGCGCCTCCTGCCTGGTGCCGGGACAGCTCCCATCCCATGCTGGTGGTAGGTACGGGAAGCCTGCTATAAATAAAGGATGTTTCTTTCCATTTCAGGACAGCTCAAGCTGCTCAGCATCAAAATTGGTTACTCATCTGATGTCGCACTTGATGAACAGATGAAGCTGGATCCTTTCTTCAGCAAATAAAAtaagataaaaaataaaaaattcaaagaCCCATCAGAAGTTTCTAGCAGAGGCACAGACGCACAGTTACCACCTGACGCAGTGGAGACCTTTCTTGTGTCCTCTGGCTGTTTGCACATTCTTTTTTCCTACCACCTGGCCAGCTACTACGCTGCACTACAACCTGCAGGGGATACCCTGTGCAAAAGCAGAGCAGTGGCTATGTGACAGGGGATTTCATGGCGCTCAAGGCAAGGAGAGTACGTAGATGTCTGAAGGCACACAGGTAGCTAGGAGTACATCTGACTTGAGCATTGGGTAACCTCACTGGTAATCAGAATTTCATGCTACTCAATTCTGATTTCTGAAACTGACTGGAACCTGCACTACTGCACAGGTAGCTACATCTGACTTCTTACCAGCAAGTGTACTCTGACGCACAAAGTCACTGACCATGTCAAGATACTGACCAGGTAGTTACAGGGATGGTAGAACTTTGCTCATTAAGGCTGCCAATTAAACCTGGAGCACTTAAAAGTTAAACTTGTCAGACAACAAATTGATTGTAGTAGATGGAGAAGATAATTCCTCAGTGGTGTCCTTCCCCAACATGATCCGCTTAAGGTTGGCATCATGCGGCTTAACAAAATTCCCTAGCAGTTTGAGGCACCTAAATGGGATCGAGGGACTTGATCTTTCAAAAGAACCAAATCCAGTGGGTATGGGAAAAATCTGACAAACCCCAGGTTTCTTCTTTCTGAATTTATCACACAATGGATTAAATAACGTTGGCTACGACACATTCCTTCCTTTTTTCATAGTTCCAGTCAACTAGCATTAACTAACTTTTTCAAGGCCTCTAGAAACAGTATTTCAGGGAGCATCCCAACATCATATCCTTTTGTACTAACAATATTGAATATCTTCATCTCTCTTACAATATCCTTAGTGCATGGTTCAATCCCTTCCTGCCTAATGGAGGATGCCAATGCGTTGACAATATATGTTCTACATGAAAGAAAATCAAATCAGCTTAATGGAGAGCTGACGCAAAATATCCATGAAAATTGCACGCTTGAGGTGCTGCTGGACATAAGCAGCAACAGAGTACAAGGACAGTTGCCGAGATCTCTCTATCTGCGAGGTCCTTGGCATAGGAAATAATTAATGAGATTAGTGACTCTTTTCCATGTTGGATGAGTTCACACTTCCTATATTAACAACATGTCAGCTCAACTCTTTCAATTCACAGGACCGATCCCATCTCAGCTCGGTCATTTGACACAGTTGGAGGCTTTGGACCTG harbors:
- the LOC117843007 gene encoding uncharacterized protein, producing MSSGSGPNSPAQAAGGGGAIRPQRSGADPLLIVCRCFGVVTAATALLCVAVNVLSAVHSFRGGIDILGGVFRCYAVVFSIFVGVLETEWEFIVKFCKIFEYLPARGMLQIFVAVMTKAYPNVERNDLLLLQEIASYMLLACGAVYIISGILCLGVLKRRKQQKETSREQAVKDLKELEKRREELESLLIAERSEAA